AACGACAACCGGCACGCCGCAGTAGAGGCCGTTCACGCCGTATTCGCCATTGAGCTTAGCAGCGCAAGAGAACACGCTCTTCTTGTCGAGGAGGTACGCTTCAGCCATGTGGATAGCAGAAGTTGCCGGGCTGTAGAAAGCAGAACCGCGACCGAGGAGGTTCACGATTTCGCCACCTGCACCAGCAGTACGCTTTGCAAGTTCAGCAAACTTTTCCTTGCTCATGAGCTGAGAAACCGGGATGCCACCGACAGAGACGCATTCCATGATGGAAACCATCGTGTCACCGTGGCCGCCCATAACGAGAGCCTTGACGTCTTCGACGGAAACGCCGAGTTCGTCAGCAACGAAGCAAGCGAGACGAGCAGAGTCGAGCACGCCAGCCATACCGATAACCTTGTTAGCCGGGAGACCAGACTGCTTCTGCATGTTGTAGACCATGGCGTCGAGCGGGTTCGTAATAACGATCACGAATGCATCCGGAGCGTTTTCCTTGATAGCTTCAGCAACAGTCTTGATAACGCCGCAGTTCTTGTCGAGAAGGTCGTCACGGCTCATGCCCGGCATACGCGGGAAACCAGCGGTAACGATAACAACGTCAGCACCCTTAATAGCGGAGTAATCAGTAGAACCCTGAAGATCAACGGACGAATTGATGACGGAGCGGCCTTCCATAATGTCGAGAGCCTTACCCTTCGGCATGCCCTGAGTCATCGGGATGTCGATAAGCACGACGTCACCGAGGTTCTTCTGTGCGAGCACGAGAGCCATTGTACCACCAATTTGACCAGCACCAACGAGTGCAATCTTCTTTCTTGCCATGATTAACCTTCCTTTTAAGGTATTAAAAATTTTACGTGTCAAATATAGCAAAAGAAATGTAAAACCGGCAACGTTACAATGTTATTTCTTTGTCATACGAGAAGGAGTTTCCCGTTAAAGGCAAGAAGACAATGAGTGCACTGGAAACCGTCATTTTTGTAATAGCCAATAGCGACTAACTAGTAACTTTACTAAATTTGAGCCCACTATGAGTATTGCTATTCCTCAACTGCCCAAGGGCACACGCGATTTTTACCCGGAAGCCGAGCGCATCCAGAACTATATTTTTGACACATGGCGCAAAGTCGCCGAAAGCTTCGCCTACGAAGAATACGAAGGTCCGATGTTTGAGCATCTGGAACTTTACACCGGCAAGTCCGGCGAAGAAATCGTAAGCCAGCTCTACAACTTTAAGGACAAGGGCGACCGCGAAATCGCACTCCGCCCCGAAATGACGCCGACGCTCGCCCGCCTCGTGATCCAGAAGGCCCGCGAACTCAAGAAGCCGTTCAAGTGGTTCTCCATGCCGCGCCTGTTCCGTTACGAAAAGGCTCAGAAGGGTCGCCTCCGCGAATTCTTCCAGCTGAACATGGACATCATCGGCACCGAAAGCATTTACGCCGAAGCAGACTTGCTCGCTTCTATCGCTACAATGCTCCGCAAATTCGGTCTCAAGGACGCTGACTTTGCCATTGGCGTTTCGAGCCGCAAGCTCCTCGCCACCTACCTCGAAGAAATTGGCGCCCCGAACCCGGCTCTCGTTTACCCGGTTCTTGACCGTCGCTTGAAAATCGGTCCGGAAGCATTTGCCAAGGCACTTACCGAAGCAGGCCTCTCCGAAGCACAGATCAAGCAGCTCGACGATTTCATGAGCTGCAAGTCCATCGAAGAAGTGAAAGCGGCCGTCAAGAGCGAAAACGCAGCAGCAGCTCTCGCTGAAATCGAAAACCTCTTCGCAACGCTTGCCGCAGCAGGCTTTAGCGAATGCGTGAACCTCGACCTGTCCATTGTGCGTGGCCTTGCCTACTACACAGGCATCGTGTTCGAAGTCTTTGACAAAGGTAAATCCATGCGCGCTATCGCAGGCGGTGGACGTTACGACAGCCTCACCGAAAAACTCGGTGGCGACCGCATCCCGGGCGTGGGCTTTGGCATGGGCGATGTCGTGCTCGCCGACCTCCTCCGCGAACGTGGACTTCTGCCGAGCCCGAAGCAGCATGTGGACTTCTACATCGCAAGCTTCACGAACGACATGAAAAAGATCTTCGAAACGGCCCAGGTGTTCCGCGCAAACGGCAACTCTGTTTCTCACCCGCTCGCCACCATGAAGATGGGCAAGCAGCTGGAACAGGCCAACTACCAGGGCGCAAGCATCGTCGTTTATGTCGATGGTGACAAGGCCCAAGCCGGTCAGTTCGAATTCAAGGACCTCCGCGACGGCACCATGCACGTTGGCGATGTCGCCGCGATTGTTGAACAGCTGAAAGCTTAACTATGACTCCAGTAAAAGTATTACTCAGCATCATTTCTCTGTACCTCGTTCTCGGGCTGATGGCGCTTGCCTACCCTGAAGACGGAATCCATGTTGGCGATACGACGCTCCGCTACCCGAAGCTTTCCCAGGTTTTCGAGAAGGCCGAAACGACAACGGACTCCGCTGGAAACACCGTCAAAGTCGAACAGGTCGATCCGGAAGAAGCCATCCGCCAAATGATGGAAGAGACCAAGGCAAAGCAATTTGCAGCATACTCGGATTCTCTCAAGTACTACGAAGACTTCTTTAGAGAAGGCCGTACTCGCTTTGACCTGCCAGACAACGACCTCACGTGGTTTGATCGTTTCTTCGAAAACCTTCAAAAGGCACAAAAGGATTCTAGCGTTGTTCACATCATCCACTATGGCGACTCGCAGCTCGAAGAAGACCGCATTTCTTCGGCTATCCGTGAAGACTTGCAAACGGAATTTGGCGGTAATGGTCCGGGCATGCTCCCTGCCGTGATGCACATTCCGTCGCAGTCGACTTCGCAGTGGAACAATGGCAACATGCAGCGTTACATTGTCTTTGGCCCCAAGGAAGAACAGGCGACACACAACCGCTATGGTCCGTTAGCACAGGTGGGCGAACTCAATGGTTCTGCCGTCATCGGTGTCAAGAAACGCGAAAACAAAAAGGATATGTTCCCGCACGTCGGTAGCTATTCTACCATTAGGGTTCTCGCCGCCAAACGTGGCAACTTGAAGCTTCGCCTTACCTACGAACACATGGTAAACGAAGTCGTGGGACAAAATGCAGACGGAAGCCCCAAGTTCAAAATCAAGAACAAGAAAGAAACCGCCGCAGATCCGACTTTGGACGAATACACGAAGCTTAGAGTTTATACGTGGAAACTCCCGGACACGACATCGAACATCAAGCTTTACCTGAGCGGTCGCACGGAAATTTATGCCGTTTCTGTGGACGGTGCTTATGGTGTCGCTGTGGACAACGTAGCTATGCGCGGTAGCTCGGGTACAGTATTCCACAAGATCGATAGCCAGCTCCTTGCCGAATCTTACAAGGCAATGAATGCGAAGCTCATCATCATGGAATATGGCGGAAACATGGTTCCGAGCATGACGCCCAAGACTCTTGACTGGAGCAAAAAGCTCATTACCAGACAAATTCAGGCTGTCAAAAGGGCAAACCCGGATGCAGACATTTTGTTCATTGGTCCTGCCGACATGGCAAAACAAATTAATGGCAGATGGCAAACTTATCCGGGACTTGGCATTACCATCAAGATGCTTCGTGAAGTGGC
This is a stretch of genomic DNA from Fibrobacter sp. UWB13. It encodes these proteins:
- the mdh gene encoding malate dehydrogenase, with translation MARKKIALVGAGQIGGTMALVLAQKNLGDVVLIDIPMTQGMPKGKALDIMEGRSVINSSVDLQGSTDYSAIKGADVVIVTAGFPRMPGMSRDDLLDKNCGVIKTVAEAIKENAPDAFVIVITNPLDAMVYNMQKQSGLPANKVIGMAGVLDSARLACFVADELGVSVEDVKALVMGGHGDTMVSIMECVSVGGIPVSQLMSKEKFAELAKRTAGAGGEIVNLLGRGSAFYSPATSAIHMAEAYLLDKKSVFSCAAKLNGEYGVNGLYCGVPVVVGANGVEKILEVKMSAEEKAAFDKSVEACKKNAEWVDAHT
- the hisS gene encoding histidine--tRNA ligase, translated to MSIAIPQLPKGTRDFYPEAERIQNYIFDTWRKVAESFAYEEYEGPMFEHLELYTGKSGEEIVSQLYNFKDKGDREIALRPEMTPTLARLVIQKARELKKPFKWFSMPRLFRYEKAQKGRLREFFQLNMDIIGTESIYAEADLLASIATMLRKFGLKDADFAIGVSSRKLLATYLEEIGAPNPALVYPVLDRRLKIGPEAFAKALTEAGLSEAQIKQLDDFMSCKSIEEVKAAVKSENAAAALAEIENLFATLAAAGFSECVNLDLSIVRGLAYYTGIVFEVFDKGKSMRAIAGGGRYDSLTEKLGGDRIPGVGFGMGDVVLADLLRERGLLPSPKQHVDFYIASFTNDMKKIFETAQVFRANGNSVSHPLATMKMGKQLEQANYQGASIVVYVDGDKAQAGQFEFKDLRDGTMHVGDVAAIVEQLKA
- a CDS encoding GDSL-type esterase/lipase family protein; its protein translation is MTPVKVLLSIISLYLVLGLMALAYPEDGIHVGDTTLRYPKLSQVFEKAETTTDSAGNTVKVEQVDPEEAIRQMMEETKAKQFAAYSDSLKYYEDFFREGRTRFDLPDNDLTWFDRFFENLQKAQKDSSVVHIIHYGDSQLEEDRISSAIREDLQTEFGGNGPGMLPAVMHIPSQSTSQWNNGNMQRYIVFGPKEEQATHNRYGPLAQVGELNGSAVIGVKKRENKKDMFPHVGSYSTIRVLAAKRGNLKLRLTYEHMVNEVVGQNADGSPKFKIKNKKETAADPTLDEYTKLRVYTWKLPDTTSNIKLYLSGRTEIYAVSVDGAYGVAVDNVAMRGSSGTVFHKIDSQLLAESYKAMNAKLIIMEYGGNMVPSMTPKTLDWSKKLITRQIQAVKRANPDADILFIGPADMAKQINGRWQTYPGLGITIKMLREVALENGLAYWDMHRVMGGEGAMIKWVKKSPPLGFTDHVHFTRKGAAYMGDLFCSSLHMYYDYFQFRERHKLNDSKLKDIRKFSDKKQASADTPKVIDLNKEKLNP